One part of the Solea solea chromosome 16, fSolSol10.1, whole genome shotgun sequence genome encodes these proteins:
- the LOC131476040 gene encoding primary amine oxidase, liver isozyme-like codes for MNSAVKWLLILFALVSIILNIILISIYSNTAPKCSAQRVHPLRGKHDERSLVFADLTQEEYAQVQRYMLQQKDLDISTQQVTEPGANFLFLIDLSLPKKADALAYLDGKGPQPVREATVVVFHGARGYIKEYVVWPLPNPKHHRDVTTERYKRELPINARTVTVGEYVLLSGFINNKVFSKLSKLLKESFDVNEGETLYTFEQVPRGLRSGHRTSWLNCLKDVSGVYVNPVGLDLLINHESVNASHWKVERLFYNGQYFDSVEELKRKYDAGTIKKIVYKDSPNHASLKTRTKPLQMGPQLFYAEGKRYSISHNHVLYLDWSFAFGLSSLTGMRVFDVRFSGERIVYELSVQEATSVYGSATPGMMITKFVDSNFGIGRFAHELVRGVDCPSAATYVDTYRYIDVPVPVRYRNSICVFEHNMGQPLRRHFSDFSHHSYGGMANSALVMRTITAIANYDYMWDFVFYQNGAVEAKVHATGFIASSYLVDGSLRYGHQVAENVLGNIHTHFVNFKVDLDVTGVKNVFQTKDMQFVNMSLPWRPDRYAMIPELVEKQLKTEKEAALRHHTKTPRYLHIASNKTNRWGHQSSYRLQVYTFAGDNLPESEAEEKAMSWARYKVAITKHKDSEQTSSSVYNQNDMWNPAVDFSKYMEDDESIENEDLVAWVTAGFLHIPHAEDIPNTVTVGNGGGVLLRPHNYFDEDPSVNSPDAVYFSAGDEDSCENNRMACLAQETCSPVLEPYTYHGFEGVVKFEDWQ; via the exons atgaactCTGCAGTGAAGTGGTTGCTTATCCTCTTCGCTCTCGTTTCCATCATTCTCAACATCATCCTGATCAGCATTTACTCCAACACGGCGCCCAAATGTTCCGCGCAGCGCGTGCACCCGCTGCGAGGCAAGCACGACGAGCGCAGTCTCGTATTTGCGGACCTCACACAGGAGGAGTACGCGCAGGTCCAGCGGTACATGCTCCAGCAGAAGGACCTGGACATCTCCACCCAGCAGGTCACTGAGCCGGGGGCAAACTTCTTGTTCTTAATCGACCTCTCTCTGCCCAAAAAAGCGGACGCGCTGGCTTATTTGGACGGCAAAGGTCCTCAGCCGGTGAGGGAGGCGACGGTGGTGGTCTTCCATGGCGCACGGGGCTACATCAAGGAGTACGTGGTGTGGCCTCTTCCCAACCCGAAACACCACAGAGATGTGACCACTGAGAGGTACAAGAGGGAGCTGCCCATCAATGCGCGCACGGTCACCGTGGGAGAATACGTCCTGCTCTCTGGGTTCATTAATAACAAAGTGTTCTCCAAACTCAGCAAGCTCTTGAAAGAGAGCTTCGACGTTAACGAGGGCGAGACGCTGTATACTTTTGAGCAGGTGCCGCGCGGACTCAGATCTGGACACAGGACGTCGTGGCTGAACTGTTTAAAGGACGTGAGCGGCGTGTACGTCAACCCCGTGGGTTTGGACCTGCTCATCAACCACGAGAGCGTTAATGCATCCCACTGGAAAGTCGAGCGGTTGTTTTATAACGGCCAATACTTTGACAGTGTGGAAGAGCTGAAGCGGAAATATGACGCTGGGACTATAAAGAAAATAGTCTATAAGGACTCTCCAAACCACGCCTCCCTGAAAACCAGGACCAAGCCGCTGCAAATGGGTCCGCAGCTGTTTTACGCAGAGGGGAAGCGCTACAGCATCAGCCACAACCACGTCCTCTACCTGGACTGGAGCTTCGCTTTCGGGCTCAGCTCTCTCACGGGCATGAGGGTGTTTGATGTGCgcttcagtggagagagaaTAGTCTACGAGCTGAGCGTGCAGGAGGCCACGTCTGTCTATGGTTCTGCGACACCAGGCATGATGATCACAAAGTTTGTGGACTCCAACTTCGGAATAGGACGCTTTGCGCACGAGCTGGTTCGTGGCGTGGATTGCCCCTCGGCAGCCACGTATGTGGACACATATCGCTACATAGATGTGCCAGTTCCGGTCCGATACAGGAACTCCATCTGCGTATTTGAGCACAACATGGGTCAGCCCCTGCGGAGGCACTTCTCGGATTTCTCGCACCACAGTTACGGAGGCATGGCTAACAGCGCGCTGGTGATGAGAACCATCACAGCCATTGCGAACTATGACTACATGTGGGACTTTGTCTTCTACCAGAATGGAGCAGTGGAGGCGAAGGTGCACGCGACCGGCTTCATCGCTTCTTCTTATCTGGTGGACGGCAGTCTGAGATACGGACACCAGGTAGCAGAAAATGTCCTGggaaacatccacacacacttcGTCAACTTCAAAGTGGACCTGGATGTCACGG GAGTGAAGAATGTATTCCAGACCAAAGACATGCAGTTTGTGAACATGTCACTGCCATGGCGTCCGGATCGTTACGCCATGATCCCAGAGCTGGtggaaaaacaactgaaaacagagaag GAGGCCGCCCTGCGTCACCACACTAAGACTCCTCGCTACCTCCACATCGCCAGCAACAAGACCAACCGCTGGGGTCACCAGAGTTCCTACAGGCTGCAGGTGTACACCTTTGCAGGGGACAACCTCCCAGAGAGTGAAGCTGAGGAGAAGGCCATGTCCTGGGCCAG GTATAAAGTTGCTATCACTAAACATAAGGACTCAGAACAGACCAGCAGTAGTGTGTACAATCAGAACGACATGTGGAATCCTGCTGTCGACTTCAGCAAGTACATGGAGGACGACGAGAGCATTGagaatgag gaccTGGTGGCCTGGGTGACTGCTGGGTTCCTCCACATCCCACATGCTGAGGACATCCCAAATACTGTAACCGTGGGTAACGGGGGCGGGGTCCTGCTGCGGCCCCACAACTACTTTGACGAGGATCCGTCAGTCAATTCTCCCGATGCGGTGTATTTCAGTGCAGGTGATGAGGACAGCTGTGAGAACAACAGGATGGCCTGCCTTGCTCAAGAGACCTGCAGCCCTGTGCTGGAGCCGTACACTTATCACGGCTTTGAGGGAGTCGTGAAGTTTGAGGACTGGCAATGA